From Dehalococcoidia bacterium, one genomic window encodes:
- a CDS encoding site-specific integrase, translating into MLSGRRYYVYAPTRAECRQKLLALLERHRRGQLTPPQRLTLQDFAERWLEGCRGRVRPKTLQTYQDAMRALLPVLGKMRLDRLSSWHVHEALERLRRDGRGTRFLQLAYGALSACLGEAVRLGLLGANPVTQAPRPRHERQEGGDWSLQDMKNFLRTCMEDTRPLAILLGFLLLTGLRPGEALGLRWEDVDLRSATLAVKRNLIWAGSTWHIGKPKTKAGERVVALPASAVALLRRLPRNSVHLFWAEKPPSTKQLSQAMRGLCEKAGVPPKPVRFLRRAHVSSLVASGADLKSLQKRMGHSHVSTTLNIYAYPITEMDKKVAELVDRALGA; encoded by the coding sequence ATGCTCTCGGGACGCCGCTATTACGTCTATGCCCCCACCAGGGCCGAGTGCCGGCAGAAGCTCCTGGCCCTCCTGGAGCGGCACCGGCGGGGCCAGCTCACCCCACCCCAGAGGCTCACCCTCCAGGACTTCGCCGAGCGATGGCTGGAGGGGTGTCGGGGCAGGGTCAGGCCTAAGACGCTCCAGACCTACCAGGATGCCATGCGTGCCCTCCTGCCCGTTCTGGGCAAGATGCGTTTGGACAGGCTCTCCTCCTGGCACGTGCACGAGGCCCTGGAGCGACTGCGTCGTGATGGTAGGGGCACTAGGTTTTTGCAGCTGGCCTACGGGGCCCTGTCCGCCTGCCTGGGGGAGGCGGTGCGGCTGGGGCTCTTGGGAGCCAACCCCGTGACCCAGGCGCCCAGGCCTAGGCACGAGAGGCAGGAGGGCGGGGACTGGTCGTTGCAGGACATGAAAAACTTCTTGCGAACCTGCATGGAGGACACAAGACCCTTGGCCATCTTGTTGGGATTCTTGCTCTTGACGGGATTGAGGCCTGGGGAGGCGCTGGGGCTGCGGTGGGAGGACGTCGACCTGAGGTCAGCCACCCTGGCCGTCAAAAGAAACCTCATTTGGGCGGGGAGCACCTGGCACATCGGCAAGCCCAAGACCAAAGCGGGGGAGAGGGTGGTGGCCCTCCCCGCTTCGGCCGTGGCGTTGCTAAGAAGGCTGCCCCGAAATAGCGTCCATCTCTTCTGGGCAGAAAAACCACCCTCCACCAAGCAGCTGAGCCAAGCCATGCGGGGGTTGTGTGAGAAGGCAGGGGTGCCCCCAAAACCCGTTCGCTTTTTGCGCCGTGCCCACGTCTCCTCGTTGGTCGCATCAGGGGCGGACCTGAAGAGCTTGCAAAAAAGGATGGGGCACAGCCATGTATCTACAACTTTGAACATCTACGCCTATCCCATCACAGAGATGGACAAGAAGGTGGCGGAGCTGGTGGACCGGGCGCTGGGTGCGTGA
- the mgtE gene encoding magnesium transporter, translated as MAAEREPTALAQRVEELLGDQTAQVEQISSILSSLHPADQVDLWLRLPHPKREAMLALMSAEELASFLQHMPEEEREELVQRMPRETLARVLDHMETDEAADIIRSLPPADASRVLANMRTAVQVAPLLQQAEGTAGSLMTKGYLALHPDMTVREAINFMRLYRPFADEAYYLYVLDGANHLQGVVNLRQIVIADPDTPVSELMTTDLITVPPGADQEEVARLIRRYRLRALPVVDADGTLLGIVTADDVIDVITEEDTEDMFRMAGVGVEERALSPLKDSLRRRMPHLLVNLITAFVSGLTVSLFEGTVAKAAALAVFMPIIAGHGGNTGTQVATIVVRALALGEVSPAHTLRLIFKEIAFGMVHGAIAGLLTSALAMALYQNIWLATVVFGAMVGNVVVAGITGVTIPMLLRILRMDPALASSIWLTTFTDVMGFLMLLGAGTVLVGKLT; from the coding sequence ATGGCTGCTGAACGGGAGCCCACCGCCTTGGCCCAGAGGGTGGAGGAGCTCCTGGGCGACCAGACCGCCCAGGTGGAGCAGATAAGCTCCATCCTCTCCTCCTTGCACCCCGCCGACCAGGTGGACCTGTGGCTTCGCCTCCCCCACCCTAAGAGGGAGGCCATGCTGGCCCTCATGTCCGCTGAGGAGCTGGCCTCCTTCCTGCAACATATGCCTGAAGAGGAGCGGGAGGAGTTGGTCCAGCGCATGCCCCGCGAGACCCTGGCCCGCGTCCTGGACCACATGGAGACGGACGAGGCAGCAGACATCATCCGCTCCCTTCCCCCCGCCGACGCCTCCCGCGTGCTGGCCAACATGCGCACCGCCGTCCAGGTGGCCCCCCTGCTGCAACAGGCCGAGGGCACCGCCGGCAGCCTCATGACTAAGGGCTACCTGGCCCTCCACCCCGACATGACGGTGCGGGAGGCCATCAACTTCATGCGCCTCTACAGGCCCTTCGCCGACGAGGCCTATTACCTCTACGTCCTGGACGGCGCCAACCACCTGCAGGGGGTGGTCAACCTCCGCCAGATCGTCATCGCCGACCCCGATACCCCCGTCTCCGAGCTCATGACCACCGACCTCATCACCGTCCCCCCAGGGGCCGACCAGGAGGAGGTAGCCCGCCTCATCCGCCGCTATCGCCTGCGCGCCCTGCCAGTGGTGGACGCCGATGGCACCCTCCTAGGCATCGTCACCGCCGACGACGTCATCGACGTCATCACCGAGGAGGACACCGAGGACATGTTCCGTATGGCGGGCGTGGGGGTGGAGGAACGGGCCCTGAGCCCCCTCAAGGACTCCCTTCGCCGGCGCATGCCCCACCTGCTGGTGAACCTCATCACCGCCTTCGTATCCGGCCTTACCGTTAGCCTTTTCGAGGGGACGGTGGCCAAGGCGGCAGCCCTGGCCGTGTTCATGCCCATTATCGCCGGCCATGGCGGCAACACCGGCACCCAAGTGGCCACCATCGTGGTGCGGGCCCTGGCCCTGGGGGAGGTGAGTCCAGCTCACACCTTGCGCCTCATCTTCAAGGAGATAGCCTTCGGGATGGTGCATGGAGCGATAGCCGGCCTCCTCACCAGCGCCCTGGCCATGGCCCTTTACCAGAACATCTGGCTGGCGACGGTGGTGTTCGGAGCCATGGTGGGCAACGTGGTGGTGGCCGGCATCACAGGGGTGACCATCCCCATGCTCCTCAGGATCCTACGCATGGACCCCGCCCTGGCCTCCTCCATCTGGCTTACTACCTTCACCGATGTGATGGGCTTCCTAATGCTCCTAGGGGCGGGAACAGTGCTAGTGGGAAAGCTCACCTAG